One segment of Leptospira sp. WS92.C1 DNA contains the following:
- a CDS encoding AcrVA2 family anti-CRISPR protein, with translation MKTSRRSNRNLFKKKSGPELLWNAMKIQYPNWKEHTKQILEQKGKAIPDWPKGVFAPFPLFLPLVFKGFPDKNDPKYPDKIAFTSMLTALIPWSFTKGIYRFSPEIFEELSDSKFPDKVPVEILKRLPQWSIYVELPEENEFAAFGFFTHLDFNGEAEEFKIVLVLKNHLPQLLSFRLETETFEESFGKMKEGIKGNLKYLNMTDGNEVKYSKLIESQYLEDFKKLLPFVLYLCSEDAEYKGSFSHENFRKRGSEKNPLDFQENSSAVVWYVGVEISKKLREYRNLEKSNDSKDGKMTPHIRRAHWHHYWVGNKEEPDLIVRWLSPIPVKMDIGKS, from the coding sequence ATGAAAACTTCTAGACGTTCTAATCGAAACTTATTTAAGAAAAAATCCGGGCCGGAATTACTTTGGAACGCAATGAAAATCCAATATCCGAATTGGAAAGAGCATACGAAGCAAATCTTAGAACAAAAAGGAAAGGCAATTCCAGATTGGCCTAAAGGGGTCTTTGCACCTTTCCCTTTATTTCTCCCTCTCGTGTTTAAAGGATTTCCGGACAAGAATGATCCAAAGTATCCAGATAAAATTGCGTTTACGAGCATGTTGACCGCGCTCATTCCTTGGAGCTTCACAAAAGGAATATATCGTTTCAGTCCAGAAATTTTCGAAGAGTTATCAGATTCTAAATTCCCAGATAAGGTGCCTGTCGAAATTCTAAAGCGATTGCCTCAGTGGTCAATTTACGTCGAGCTACCGGAGGAAAACGAATTCGCAGCATTTGGATTTTTTACTCATCTGGATTTCAATGGAGAAGCGGAAGAATTCAAGATTGTTTTAGTGTTAAAGAACCACTTACCTCAATTGCTTTCCTTCAGACTCGAAACAGAAACTTTTGAGGAGTCTTTCGGGAAAATGAAAGAGGGGATTAAGGGAAATCTTAAATACCTAAACATGACTGATGGAAATGAAGTTAAATATTCCAAGCTAATTGAATCGCAATATTTAGAAGATTTTAAAAAATTACTCCCGTTTGTTCTGTACCTCTGTTCGGAAGACGCGGAATATAAAGGCTCATTCTCGCATGAGAATTTTAGAAAAAGAGGAAGCGAAAAAAATCCATTAGATTTTCAAGAAAATTCGAGCGCGGTAGTTTGGTACGTAGGTGTTGAAATTAGTAAGAAATTAAGAGAGTATAGGAATTTAGAGAAATCTAATGATTCTAAAGATGGAAAAATGACCCCACATATTAGGCGAGCACATTGGCATCATTATTGGGTTGGAAACAAAGAAGAGCCTGACCTGATCGTTCGCTGGTTGTCACCAATTCCTGTAAAAATGGATATTGGAAAGAGCTGA
- a CDS encoding XRE family transcriptional regulator codes for MSKKMITIPLENVDFSSPGKRLRYAIKNILAMNDQDFATSIGKSQNYISYICNDKRPLIDKIATEIEFIHRISGLWLIKGHGNPETNVTNEKSSDTLSRMKKRDFLWNKMTNDKVEDAFISFYKNVPTETRNLVYQLILGITKK; via the coding sequence ATGTCAAAAAAAATGATTACTATCCCACTCGAGAATGTCGATTTTTCATCTCCAGGAAAACGACTTAGATATGCGATAAAAAATATCTTAGCGATGAATGACCAAGATTTTGCTACCTCAATTGGCAAATCGCAAAACTATATCAGTTATATTTGCAATGATAAGCGTCCTCTTATAGATAAAATTGCAACTGAAATTGAATTCATCCATCGGATTTCCGGACTTTGGCTGATCAAAGGTCATGGAAATCCGGAAACTAATGTTACCAATGAAAAAAGTTCTGATACATTGTCTAGAATGAAAAAACGCGACTTTCTTTGGAACAAAATGACCAATGATAAAGTGGAAGATGCTTTTATTTCTTTTTATAAAAATGTTCCCACGGAAACGAGAAACTTAGTCTATCAATTGATTTTAGGAATTACAAAAAAATAA
- a CDS encoding phage tail protein encodes MRVNLPLEVKQNESTVIRLKGLKNIFDPIAQIIFQVKENSSSLKILISIEPLASDEGADWEHDEIIIRIPPAMTRGLKATVYEWDLLVNRQGNFEYPYFGTFTLLGTISRNNESVDPVVINDLETRLAGTTMGRGSWMIGVFSTYWLGKLGSIGNLVLEKCLQWLDQNKLGILNPYTGSKLLKSGSSALQISETGIEIDTEDNISGAKSLSLLIAPTLDAHATRRDWVIALVDAAILQAKADLIDGAPGVLDTLLEISEALNNDPNFANTIINSLSAKADLVSGKVPLSQLPALVATDWNDILNKPTEFNPASHNHDTRYYTQAQVDALIASIPSGSSGFDVGDIKESARSSPLIGWLLLNGQTIGNVGSGASNTGTNFQNLYILLWSDWPNAAIPIQDSSGVATSRGASALADWNLGKRLPLPNISGSSPMGAGNGPTLTARSLGDRIGEENHLLSISEIPAHNHGGGVHNHPVSTSNFSLTGGGISTKVGFSSVTKTNTDASAAIITTEGGGLGHNNIQPSLVLNFFIKY; translated from the coding sequence TTGCGGGTAAATCTGCCTTTAGAAGTAAAACAAAACGAAAGTACCGTCATCCGACTGAAAGGATTGAAGAATATCTTTGATCCTATCGCTCAAATTATTTTCCAAGTAAAGGAAAACTCTTCTTCTCTTAAAATCCTTATCTCTATTGAACCTCTTGCATCAGATGAGGGAGCCGATTGGGAACACGATGAAATCATAATTCGCATCCCTCCTGCGATGACTCGCGGATTAAAAGCGACCGTTTACGAATGGGATCTTTTAGTAAACCGACAAGGAAATTTTGAATATCCGTATTTCGGAACCTTTACACTCCTGGGAACAATCTCTAGAAATAACGAATCCGTTGACCCGGTCGTTATCAATGATTTAGAAACCAGACTCGCCGGAACTACTATGGGTCGCGGATCCTGGATGATCGGGGTTTTTTCGACGTATTGGCTTGGGAAACTCGGAAGTATCGGAAATCTTGTACTCGAAAAATGTCTTCAGTGGTTGGATCAAAATAAGCTTGGGATTTTAAATCCATATACCGGATCCAAACTTTTAAAATCCGGTTCCAGTGCGCTCCAAATCTCAGAGACCGGAATTGAAATAGATACAGAAGACAATATCTCCGGAGCAAAAAGTCTCTCCCTCCTCATTGCGCCTACGTTAGACGCACATGCTACACGTAGAGATTGGGTGATTGCTCTTGTAGATGCTGCGATTCTTCAAGCAAAAGCGGATCTAATCGATGGCGCACCCGGAGTATTAGATACTTTACTTGAAATCTCGGAGGCTCTGAACAACGACCCGAATTTTGCAAATACGATAATAAATTCTCTTTCCGCAAAAGCAGATCTCGTCAGCGGGAAAGTTCCTTTGTCTCAACTACCGGCGTTGGTCGCTACGGATTGGAATGACATTCTTAATAAACCTACGGAATTCAATCCGGCTTCTCATAACCACGACACTCGTTACTATACACAAGCTCAAGTTGATGCTTTGATTGCGTCGATTCCGAGCGGTTCGTCCGGTTTCGACGTTGGAGATATAAAAGAATCAGCTCGTAGTTCTCCTTTGATCGGTTGGCTCCTTTTAAACGGACAGACAATCGGCAACGTAGGTTCCGGTGCAAGTAACACAGGAACAAATTTTCAAAACCTTTATATTCTTCTGTGGAGTGATTGGCCTAATGCAGCCATTCCCATTCAAGACTCAAGTGGGGTCGCTACTTCTCGGGGTGCGTCGGCTCTTGCAGATTGGAACTTAGGAAAACGTTTACCGCTGCCGAACATCTCGGGTAGTTCTCCAATGGGTGCTGGAAATGGTCCGACACTGACTGCGAGATCGTTAGGGGACCGGATCGGTGAGGAAAATCATCTTTTATCAATCAGCGAAATTCCTGCTCACAATCACGGAGGAGGCGTCCATAATCATCCTGTTTCCACTTCCAATTTTTCTTTAACCGGCGGTGGTATAAGTACGAAAGTCGGTTTTTCTTCCGTTACAAAAACAAACACAGACGCATCGGCCGCGATTATTACAACAGAAGGCGGAGGGCTCGGGCATAACAACATTCAACCTTCTCTTGTTCTAAATTTCTTTATTAAATATTAA
- a CDS encoding DEAD/DEAH box helicase, with protein sequence MNHPKIATELDQILQSFGINALTQREKGTYFEELVKAYLKNEPTYKDYYSDVWMYSDWADLQKIDKRDTGIDLVAKTHGTEDYHAIQCKFYSPEYRIQKSDIDSFFTASGKKPFTHRIIVATTNNWSEHAEDALRGQTIPVTKIDLFDLEKSSIDWSRFKPKAKIEFKEKKSPRPHQKTAVEQVVSGLSLDGRGKLIMACGTGKTFTSLKIAERITGKGKRVLFLVPSLSLLSQALTEWTQESEVPLRSFAVCSDSEIGKKRKKDDDTVETFAHELQYPATTQPERLAIEMKKRHDDEHMSVVFSTYHSIEVISKAQMNHELEKFDLIICDEAHRTTGATFEGEDESAFVKVHDAKFMKAEKRLYMTATPRIYGETAQAKAQQENITLASMDDESLFGKALHIINFSDAVQRGLLVDYKVIVLAVEEDHINNRLQKLLSDEDNQLRMDDAAKIVGCWKALSKLGSKESLRDDTGPIRRAVSFAQVIEYNKGAKTHKVSSKVIASMFQTVVDAYLAHETIENPLHVEVDHVDGSMNATEKESKLQWLKEDAPENRCRILSNVRCLSEGVDVPALDAVLFLSPRQSQIDVVQSVGRVMRMAPNKKRGYVILPVVIPAGVEPHEALNDNKTYKVVWQVLQALRSHDDRFDAEINKIDLNGPNLSRIEVIAVTNEIAKNTRVLKPAEEGKKSKSNGDSGRGVFGIGTKGTVPGSSSDNYQLQFEIGVIEKAIYDKVVQKCGNRFHWEEWASDIAKIANTHISRIHAILKNSSNQKEIESFSAFADELRDDLNDSITNDEVVEMLAQHLITKPVFDALFSNYSFANLNPVSRAMDEILNLLQKHHLEKEADTLTRFYESVKMRAEGIENPLARQKIVVELYDKFFSNAFPKMSERLGIVYTPVEAVDFIIHSVNDILKSEFGESLGSQNVHILDPFTGTGTFITRLMQSGLIDLKDLPYKFKNEIHANEIVLLAYYIAAINIEATYHSIVGGEYTPFKGILLTDTFQLYEKDDLISRYMVDNSERRNRLKSLDIRVIIGNPPYSSGQESANDNNQNVKYPLLDERIEKTYGTNSRATNKNSLYDSYIRAIRWASDRLGEKGVMGFITNAGYIEGNAMDGLRKCLVEEFSSLYIFHLRGNQRTSGELSRKEGGKLFGSGSRAPIAITLFVKNPDSKSRGQILFHDVGDYLSREDKLQKLIEFKSIEEISKQKVWKKIQPDKHNDWINQRDDSFEKLISMGDKRDKGSIVIFGNYSNGVKTNRDTWVYNFDRLSLVDNVNKSINFYNSEMQRYKNEGKGTDAAGFVQFDSTAFTWDRANKWDLEKGKLYEFDLKSVYKALYRPFSKQYLYFHRQMNNMVYQLPRIFPDATVENILITINSRYIGTGFIALISNVLPDLHFNGDAQCFPLYLYDTDSGELYSTKKEGLFAFANTTESSASLQENASFRKRRDAITDEGLAHFQEKYPDEKITKEDLFYYIYGLLHSPEYLKKYADNLSKELPRIPAVKSALDFRAFEKAGRELAKLHVDYEKVKPYKVEIVSLKKLSDTDYYVTQMRYAKNGKEKDRSTVLFNEHITIQGIPVEAYEYVVNGKPALDWIIERYCVKTDKDSGIVNDANFWATKTEKNPKYILELFQRIITVSLETMKIVKGLPGLGL encoded by the coding sequence ATGAATCACCCAAAGATCGCTACTGAATTAGACCAAATTTTGCAGTCGTTTGGAATCAATGCTTTAACACAGCGAGAAAAAGGAACATACTTCGAAGAGCTGGTAAAGGCGTATCTGAAAAATGAACCAACATACAAAGACTATTATAGCGATGTCTGGATGTATTCAGATTGGGCTGATCTCCAAAAAATTGACAAACGAGATACCGGGATCGATCTCGTTGCAAAGACACATGGAACCGAAGATTATCATGCGATACAATGCAAATTTTATTCGCCTGAATACCGTATTCAAAAATCGGATATCGATTCATTTTTTACCGCATCTGGCAAGAAGCCATTTACACATCGTATTATTGTAGCTACTACAAATAACTGGAGTGAACACGCTGAGGATGCCCTTCGCGGGCAAACGATTCCAGTCACAAAAATAGATCTTTTTGATTTGGAAAAAAGCAGTATTGACTGGAGTAGATTTAAACCGAAAGCGAAGATTGAATTCAAAGAAAAGAAGTCTCCTCGTCCGCACCAAAAAACTGCCGTTGAGCAAGTAGTTTCCGGTCTTTCCTTAGATGGTCGGGGGAAACTTATAATGGCTTGCGGCACTGGAAAGACGTTTACAAGCCTAAAAATTGCTGAACGTATAACCGGAAAAGGGAAGCGGGTACTTTTTTTAGTTCCGAGTCTCTCTCTTTTATCTCAGGCACTTACGGAGTGGACACAGGAGAGCGAAGTCCCTCTGCGTAGCTTTGCGGTTTGTTCTGACAGCGAGATCGGAAAGAAAAGAAAAAAAGACGATGATACCGTCGAGACCTTCGCACATGAGCTACAATATCCTGCTACGACCCAACCGGAACGTTTAGCTATCGAGATGAAAAAGCGTCACGATGACGAACACATGAGTGTTGTTTTTTCAACATATCATTCCATCGAAGTTATCAGTAAGGCTCAAATGAACCACGAGCTGGAGAAATTCGATCTGATCATATGTGATGAGGCACACAGAACGACCGGTGCAACGTTTGAAGGCGAAGACGAAAGTGCATTTGTCAAAGTTCATGATGCAAAATTCATGAAAGCCGAGAAACGTTTATATATGACCGCAACTCCCCGAATATATGGGGAAACTGCTCAAGCGAAGGCACAGCAGGAAAACATTACTCTGGCTTCAATGGATGACGAATCGCTTTTTGGTAAGGCCTTACATATCATCAATTTTTCTGATGCTGTACAACGGGGATTACTCGTAGATTACAAAGTAATTGTTCTCGCAGTCGAAGAAGATCACATCAATAACAGGCTTCAGAAACTTCTTTCTGATGAAGATAATCAACTTCGTATGGATGACGCTGCCAAAATTGTCGGATGTTGGAAGGCTCTGAGTAAACTCGGATCGAAAGAGAGTCTGAGAGATGATACCGGTCCAATACGCCGGGCTGTATCCTTTGCTCAGGTCATCGAATACAACAAAGGCGCAAAGACTCACAAAGTCAGCTCAAAAGTAATCGCAAGTATGTTTCAGACAGTAGTTGATGCCTACCTGGCGCACGAAACGATTGAAAATCCTTTGCACGTGGAAGTCGATCATGTCGATGGCTCCATGAATGCAACGGAAAAAGAGTCAAAGTTACAATGGCTTAAAGAGGATGCCCCGGAAAACCGTTGCCGAATTCTGAGCAATGTCCGTTGTCTTTCAGAGGGTGTCGATGTTCCTGCACTTGATGCCGTTCTCTTTTTATCACCCCGCCAATCTCAGATCGATGTAGTACAATCCGTAGGTCGCGTTATGCGGATGGCTCCCAATAAAAAGCGAGGTTATGTGATTCTTCCCGTTGTAATTCCAGCAGGAGTGGAACCCCATGAAGCGCTCAATGATAATAAAACCTACAAAGTAGTCTGGCAGGTGCTTCAAGCACTACGATCCCATGACGATCGTTTTGATGCGGAGATCAATAAGATCGATCTCAATGGACCGAACCTAAGTCGAATAGAAGTCATTGCCGTAACAAACGAGATTGCAAAAAATACTCGTGTTTTAAAACCGGCTGAAGAAGGAAAAAAATCAAAATCGAATGGAGACTCTGGACGAGGTGTATTCGGGATTGGAACAAAAGGAACCGTACCAGGAAGTAGTTCCGATAACTACCAACTTCAATTTGAGATCGGGGTGATTGAAAAGGCAATTTACGATAAGGTCGTTCAAAAGTGCGGAAATCGCTTTCACTGGGAAGAATGGGCTTCTGATATTGCAAAAATCGCAAATACCCATATCTCCCGTATTCACGCCATTCTAAAAAATTCATCCAATCAAAAAGAAATCGAATCTTTTTCTGCATTCGCCGATGAGTTGCGCGACGACTTAAACGATAGTATTACCAATGACGAGGTTGTCGAGATGCTTGCTCAGCACCTCATTACAAAACCTGTCTTTGACGCGCTATTTAGTAACTACAGCTTTGCCAATCTGAATCCTGTCTCCAGGGCAATGGATGAAATTCTAAATCTACTTCAAAAACACCATTTGGAAAAAGAAGCCGATACGCTCACTCGTTTTTATGAAAGTGTAAAGATGCGAGCAGAGGGGATTGAGAATCCTCTTGCCCGTCAAAAAATCGTAGTCGAACTCTACGATAAATTTTTTAGCAACGCTTTTCCCAAAATGTCGGAGCGTCTGGGAATTGTCTATACTCCAGTGGAAGCAGTCGATTTTATTATACACAGTGTAAACGATATTCTAAAAAGTGAATTTGGCGAATCTCTCGGAAGTCAGAATGTTCATATTCTGGACCCATTCACCGGGACTGGAACTTTTATTACGCGCTTGATGCAGAGTGGACTGATTGATCTAAAGGATTTGCCTTATAAATTCAAGAATGAGATTCATGCCAATGAGATCGTACTTCTTGCATATTACATTGCGGCAATCAACATAGAGGCCACTTATCATAGCATCGTGGGCGGAGAATACACTCCGTTCAAGGGAATTCTATTAACTGACACTTTCCAGCTTTACGAAAAAGATGATCTAATTAGCCGATACATGGTTGATAACTCAGAGCGACGCAATCGACTGAAGAGCCTCGATATTCGCGTTATCATTGGGAATCCTCCTTATTCGAGTGGTCAAGAAAGTGCAAACGACAACAACCAGAATGTGAAATACCCATTGCTTGATGAACGCATAGAGAAAACCTATGGAACAAATTCAAGGGCTACGAATAAAAATTCTCTTTATGATTCTTACATTCGAGCCATCCGATGGGCTTCGGATCGTCTTGGAGAAAAGGGGGTGATGGGTTTTATTACCAATGCAGGCTATATTGAAGGGAATGCAATGGATGGTCTTCGGAAGTGTCTGGTAGAAGAGTTCAGCTCCCTTTATATTTTCCACTTACGTGGGAATCAGAGAACATCAGGCGAGCTTTCTCGAAAAGAGGGAGGTAAACTATTTGGAAGTGGAAGTCGAGCACCAATTGCAATCACACTCTTTGTAAAAAATCCTGATTCTAAAAGCAGAGGCCAAATTCTATTTCACGATGTAGGCGATTATCTCTCCAGAGAAGATAAGTTACAGAAGCTTATAGAATTCAAAAGCATTGAGGAAATTTCCAAACAAAAAGTATGGAAAAAGATTCAACCCGACAAGCACAACGATTGGATTAATCAAAGGGATGATAGTTTTGAGAAACTTATCTCAATGGGTGATAAAAGAGATAAAGGTTCCATTGTTATTTTTGGAAATTATTCGAATGGGGTAAAGACAAATAGAGATACCTGGGTTTATAATTTTGATAGGTTATCATTAGTAGATAATGTAAATAAATCGATTAATTTCTATAACTCTGAAATGCAACGATATAAAAACGAAGGTAAAGGAACAGATGCGGCAGGCTTTGTTCAATTTGATTCAACAGCCTTCACTTGGGATAGAGCTAATAAGTGGGATTTGGAAAAAGGCAAACTTTATGAATTTGATCTAAAGTCGGTATATAAAGCTTTGTATCGACCATTTTCTAAACAATATTTATATTTTCACCGACAGATGAATAACATGGTATACCAATTACCCCGCATTTTCCCCGATGCAACGGTAGAAAATATTTTGATTACAATTAATTCAAGATATATAGGAACAGGATTTATTGCATTGATTAGCAATGTATTACCAGATTTGCACTTTAATGGAGATGCGCAGTGCTTTCCACTTTATCTCTACGACACCGATTCAGGTGAATTGTATTCCACCAAAAAGGAAGGCCTTTTCGCATTTGCTAATACAACAGAGTCCTCCGCGTCTCTGCAAGAAAATGCTTCTTTTCGAAAGCGCAGAGATGCGATAACCGATGAAGGGCTTGCCCATTTTCAAGAAAAATATCCCGATGAAAAAATCACAAAAGAAGACTTATTTTACTATATATATGGGCTTCTCCATTCGCCCGAGTACCTTAAAAAATATGCAGACAATCTTTCCAAAGAGTTGCCGCGCATTCCCGCAGTAAAGAGTGCATTGGATTTTCGCGCCTTTGAAAAGGCAGGGCGGGAACTTGCAAAACTTCATGTTGATTATGAGAAAGTAAAACCCTATAAAGTGGAGATTGTTTCTTTGAAAAAGCTCTCCGATACGGATTACTATGTTACGCAGATGCGCTATGCGAAAAACGGAAAAGAGAAAGATCGTTCCACGGTTCTTTTTAACGAGCACATCACGATCCAAGGGATTCCCGTTGAGGCTTACGAATATGTGGTCAACGGAAAACCGGCCTTGGACTGGATTATTGAGCGCTATTGTGTGAAGACGGATAAGGATTCTGGAATTGTCAATGATGCAAACTTCTGGGCAACAAAGACTGAGAAGAATCCGAAGTATATTCTCGAGCTTTTTCAACGGATTATCACAGTGAGTCTTGAGACAATGAAGATTGTGAAAGGATTGCCCGGGTTGGGGTTATGA
- a CDS encoding phage tail protein, with product MKFILRDSKGRTLTETLDQYWRTSPTKFDLPESLVARNSQWGSVNQSDDVISTRKLTLPYSKTFSSDLEYNLFRSKLTNFFLTGKKPIYLIDVENSRRASVAMGGLPEKFDKGSEKRIVTDANIELILLDVLYEEYEESDTDFLYLPSGGYFDIYLSPEYSMDGYPVFELIAESNSNPDFSLDLEDEEGNGFATQRIQSLSFSNATELNKYMKISSVDGEVWIGGRPNTGKPITYSLNNVLWTGGGFLIFRPGKNRVVYSSVSNAPVQLRIRHRTRYES from the coding sequence ATGAAATTCATCCTTAGGGATAGCAAAGGAAGAACATTAACAGAAACTTTAGATCAGTATTGGCGAACCTCTCCAACAAAATTCGACCTACCTGAATCTTTAGTCGCAAGAAACAGCCAGTGGGGATCCGTAAATCAATCCGATGACGTGATCTCTACTCGTAAACTCACACTCCCTTACTCAAAAACTTTTAGTTCTGATCTCGAATACAATCTCTTTAGAAGCAAATTAACAAACTTCTTCCTCACTGGTAAAAAACCAATTTATCTGATCGATGTTGAAAATTCAAGACGCGCGAGTGTTGCAATGGGCGGTCTTCCCGAAAAATTTGACAAGGGTTCTGAAAAACGAATTGTTACCGATGCAAATATCGAATTGATATTGCTAGACGTTTTGTATGAAGAATACGAGGAATCAGACACTGACTTTTTATATCTTCCCTCTGGCGGATATTTCGACATATATCTCTCCCCTGAATACTCGATGGACGGCTATCCGGTCTTTGAACTCATCGCAGAGAGTAATTCAAATCCTGATTTTTCGTTAGACCTCGAAGACGAGGAAGGAAACGGATTTGCAACACAAAGAATCCAAAGTCTTTCCTTTTCAAACGCAACCGAGCTGAACAAATACATGAAGATCAGTTCGGTTGATGGAGAAGTTTGGATCGGCGGAAGGCCGAATACAGGAAAGCCGATCACATATTCTTTAAACAATGTCCTTTGGACAGGAGGGGGTTTTTTAATTTTTCGTCCCGGTAAAAACAGAGTTGTTTACTCTTCCGTTTCAAACGCGCCCGTTCAACTACGAATCAGACACAGAACGCGATATGAATCATAA
- a CDS encoding DUF3696 domain-containing protein, with amino-acid sequence MISELSFKNFKSWQNFENVKFSAITAFFGTNSSGKTSIIDFLLLLKQTIESSDRSQVLEFGDINQYRQLGSFRDIIYNHETSRELKFEIKLNFSENIKISDPEIKNKDLFADNKLIFATEISQGKKRIYVQEMTYQFDEQKFKVRKQEKDKYDYILSSESSNIGKRHNFKRAPGRAWSLPEPNKFYGFPDQTRTYYQNTDFLFDLQLTLENTFSKIYYLGPLREYPKREYSWTGARPSDMGRRGERFLDALLASRINEETISRGYKKKRLTVEEYVAYWLKELGIIDSFSIEEIASGSNIYQVKVKRNPESASVLLTDVGFGVSQILPILTLCYYVPEGSTIIIEQPEIHLHPKIQSGLADVFIDAIEKKKIQIVLESHSEHLLRRLQRRISEEAINSNRVSAYFCKNEKSESVIESLEIDEYGNIRNWPLDFFGNEMEEISAITKANIKRKSI; translated from the coding sequence ATGATTTCAGAGCTTTCTTTTAAAAATTTCAAATCTTGGCAAAATTTTGAAAATGTTAAATTCTCTGCTATAACAGCATTTTTCGGAACGAATAGCTCCGGTAAAACAAGTATTATTGATTTTTTACTATTATTGAAACAGACCATTGAGTCATCTGATAGGAGTCAAGTATTAGAATTTGGTGATATTAATCAATATAGACAATTAGGATCCTTTAGAGATATTATATATAATCATGAAACGTCCCGTGAGTTAAAATTTGAAATCAAATTAAATTTCTCTGAAAATATTAAGATTTCGGATCCAGAAATTAAAAATAAAGATTTATTTGCCGATAACAAATTAATCTTTGCGACCGAAATATCTCAAGGGAAAAAACGAATTTATGTTCAGGAAATGACTTATCAATTTGATGAGCAAAAATTTAAAGTTAGAAAACAGGAAAAAGATAAGTACGATTATATTCTTTCTTCTGAATCTTCGAATATTGGTAAAAGGCATAATTTTAAAAGAGCTCCTGGAAGGGCGTGGTCTTTACCGGAACCAAATAAATTTTATGGATTCCCTGATCAAACTAGAACATACTACCAAAACACTGATTTCTTATTTGATTTACAGCTTACATTAGAGAATACATTTTCGAAAATATATTATCTTGGTCCTTTACGGGAATATCCTAAGCGCGAATATAGTTGGACCGGCGCTCGTCCGAGTGATATGGGCAGAAGAGGAGAACGATTTTTGGATGCTTTATTGGCATCAAGAATTAACGAAGAAACAATCTCAAGAGGTTACAAGAAGAAGCGACTTACTGTTGAGGAATATGTTGCATATTGGCTCAAAGAGCTTGGAATCATTGATTCATTTTCTATAGAAGAAATTGCGAGCGGTTCTAATATTTATCAAGTTAAAGTCAAAAGAAATCCCGAAAGCGCATCCGTCTTGTTAACCGACGTAGGCTTTGGCGTTTCGCAAATATTGCCAATTCTGACATTGTGTTACTATGTTCCGGAAGGTTCAACTATTATTATTGAACAGCCGGAGATACATCTTCATCCAAAAATTCAATCTGGCTTAGCTGACGTTTTTATTGATGCAATTGAAAAAAAGAAAATTCAAATAGTATTAGAAAGTCATAGTGAACATTTATTAAGGAGATTACAGAGAAGAATCTCAGAGGAAGCAATTAACAGTAATAGAGTAAGCGCATATTTTTGTAAAAATGAAAAGTCTGAGTCAGTAATTGAAAGTCTCGAAATTGATGAATACGGTAACATTCGGAATTGGCCTTTAGATTTCTTTGGGAATGAAATGGAAGAAATTTCAGCAATTACGAAAGCAAATATAAAAAGAAAGTCAATATGA